The sequence below is a genomic window from Vibrio spartinae.
TACGCGATCCTGTTCGATGCCCACAGTATTGCCGCTCAGGTGCCGATGTTGTTTGACGGGACTTTGCCTGACTTTAATCTCGGAAATAACAATGGCCTTGCCTGTGCCACGACTATGCTGGAAAAACTGGCTGAGTTGGTGCGACACAGCCCGTATACCCATGTGTGTAACGGCCGTTTCAAAGGGGGATACATCACCCGTCATTACGGGCAGCCCTCAGCGCAAATTCACGCGGTTCAACTGGAGCTTTCTCAAGCGACCTATCTTGTGGACCGCCCTCAGACTCATCATTCTCAAAGCGATGCATCTGACGCTCAACCGGAGCTGGCCAAATACCAACTGGATCAGGCCAAACAGCGGCGTGTCGGGCCACTTTTACAGCAGTTGATGCAATCACTGTTGGCGCATGGCCATCCCACGGATCAAGCAGAATAAGAATTGAGGCAGGGTAAAACATGAAGGTAAATGATATGACATTGAAAGCGATGATTTTAGAAGGGATTCCTGCAACTTTGCCACCCAAGCGTGAGCGCAATGAGAACCTCAGCCATGCACCGAAAAGAAAAGCAATTCTGAGCCGCGAAGAGAAAATCCTTGCGGTGAAAAACGCACTTCGTTATTTCGACAAACAACATCATGCCGTCCTGGCTCCGGAGTTTTACGCGGAGCTGGAGACCTATGGCCGGATTTATATGTATCGGCTGATGCCGGATTACCCGATTACCGCACGCTCAATCGATGCCTTTCCACATCAGTCGCAACAGGCAGCAGCGATTATGCTGATGTTGAGCAATAACCTTGATGAAGCCGTCGCCCAACATCCGCAAGAGCTGATTACCTATGGCGGCAATGGTGCCGTGTTCTCAAATTGGGCTCAGTATCGTTTGACGATGAAATATCTGGCGGAAATGACCGATGAGCAGACACTGGTACTCTATTCCGGCCATCCGATGGGGTTGTATCCGTCACATCCCAATGCACCGAGAGTCGTCGTGAGCAACGGTATGATGATTCCCAATTATTCAAAGCCGGATGATTGGGAGAAGTTCAATGCCTTAGGGGTGACCCAATACGGACAAATGACAGCAGGCTCGTTTATGTACATCGGCCCGCAAGGGATTGTTCATGGCACCACGATCACGGTGATGAACGCAGTGAGAATGAAACGCGATCGGGATCCGGGCAAGTTACCACTGTTCGTGACTTCTGGTCTGGGGGGGATGAGTGGCGCTCAGCCTAAGGCTGCGGTGATTGCCCAAACCATTGGCGTTGTTGCTGAAATTAACCCGAAAGCGGCCTATAAACGTCATGAGCAAGGCTGGGTGGATGAAGTCCATCCGGATTTGGACGCACTGATGGAACGGATCAAGCGGGCACAAATCGATAATCAACCCGTCTCTTTGGCCTATCTGGGGAACATTGTTGACTTGTGGGAGCGACTGGCTACAGAGGATATCCAAATCGATTTAGGATCGGATCAGACGTCCCTGCATAATCCATGGGCGGGCGGTTATTATCCGGTCGGTTACACTTTTGATGAATCCAGCACGATGATGGCGCATGAACCGGCGCAGTTCCGGGTCGCTGTACAGGCAACATTGAAGCGCCATGTGGCGGCGATTAATCAATTAACGGCCAAAGGCATGTATTTCTTCGATTACGGCAATGCATTTCTGTTGGAAGCAAGTCGGGCTGGGGCTGATATTCTCAAGACAGACGGCTCGTTTAAGTATCCCTCTTATGTTGAAGATATTATGGGGCCGATGTGTTTTGATTATGGATTCGGTCCTTTCCGGTGGGTCTGTGCTTCATCTGATCCCCATGATCTGGCCATCACTGACCGGATTGCCGCAGAGATTCTGGAAGCCATGCATCAGCAGGCTCCGGCAGAGATTCGTCAGCAGATTGCGGATAACCTGTCATGGATTCAGCAGGCTGAACAAAACAAGCTGGTTGTCGGGTCGCAAGCGCGTATTTTATATGCCGATGCCGAAGGGCGGATGCGCATTGCGGCAGCGTTTAATCAGGCCGTAAAGCGTGGAGAAATCTCTGCCCCGGTGATTCTCGGACGTGATCATCACGATGTGTCCGGTACGGATTCACCATATCGGGAAACCGCCAATATTTACGACGGCTCTCGCTTTACAGCAGACATGGCGATTCACAATGTTATCGGTGATGCCTTCCGGGGAGCGACTTGGGTCAGTATTCATAACGGAGGTGGTGTCGGCTGGGGTGAAGTGATCAACGGTGGATTCGGCATGGTATTGGATGGCTCAGAGGT
It includes:
- the hutG gene encoding N-formylglutamate deformylase, whose amino-acid sequence is MSTSIDQPFHFRAGQSPLLVSMPHSGTARLPGMDAKLTDAAKALPDTDWHLPTLYDFLTEMDVSVIQAHYSRYVVDLNRPIDDQPLYTSKTTGLFPDILFSGEPVFIEGEGFDEATKARIKAEIWQPYHQKISETLTQIRDRHGYAILFDAHSIAAQVPMLFDGTLPDFNLGNNNGLACATTMLEKLAELVRHSPYTHVCNGRFKGGYITRHYGQPSAQIHAVQLELSQATYLVDRPQTHHSQSDASDAQPELAKYQLDQAKQRRVGPLLQQLMQSLLAHGHPTDQAE
- a CDS encoding urocanate hydratase, producing the protein MKVNDMTLKAMILEGIPATLPPKRERNENLSHAPKRKAILSREEKILAVKNALRYFDKQHHAVLAPEFYAELETYGRIYMYRLMPDYPITARSIDAFPHQSQQAAAIMLMLSNNLDEAVAQHPQELITYGGNGAVFSNWAQYRLTMKYLAEMTDEQTLVLYSGHPMGLYPSHPNAPRVVVSNGMMIPNYSKPDDWEKFNALGVTQYGQMTAGSFMYIGPQGIVHGTTITVMNAVRMKRDRDPGKLPLFVTSGLGGMSGAQPKAAVIAQTIGVVAEINPKAAYKRHEQGWVDEVHPDLDALMERIKRAQIDNQPVSLAYLGNIVDLWERLATEDIQIDLGSDQTSLHNPWAGGYYPVGYTFDESSTMMAHEPAQFRVAVQATLKRHVAAINQLTAKGMYFFDYGNAFLLEASRAGADILKTDGSFKYPSYVEDIMGPMCFDYGFGPFRWVCASSDPHDLAITDRIAAEILEAMHQQAPAEIRQQIADNLSWIQQAEQNKLVVGSQARILYADAEGRMRIAAAFNQAVKRGEISAPVILGRDHHDVSGTDSPYRETANIYDGSRFTADMAIHNVIGDAFRGATWVSIHNGGGVGWGEVINGGFGMVLDGSEVCDTRLKSMLHWDVNHGISRRSWARNEGARFAIQRAMALEPRLKVTIPEIADDALLNTVVK